Proteins encoded within one genomic window of Suricata suricatta isolate VVHF042 chromosome 17, meerkat_22Aug2017_6uvM2_HiC, whole genome shotgun sequence:
- the COL1A1 gene encoding collagen alpha-1(I) chain, which yields MFSFVDLRLLLLLAATALLTHGQEEGQEEDIPPVTCVQNGLRYQDRDVWKPEACRICVCDNGKVLCDDVICDETKDCPGAHVPPGECCPVCPDGEASPTGQETTGVEGPKGDTGPRGPRGPAGPPGRDGIPGQPGLPGPPGPPGPPGPPGLGGNFAPQMSYGYDEKSVGGVSVPGPMGPSGPRGLPGPPGAPGPQGFQGPPGEPGEPGASGPMGPRGPPGPPGKNGDDGEAGKPGRPGERGPPGPQGARGLPGTAGLPGMKGHRGFSGLDGAKGDAGPAGPKGEPGSPGENGAPGQMGPRGLPGERGRPGAPGPAGARGNDGATGAAGPPGPTGPAGPPGFPGAVGAKGEAGPQGARGSEGPQGVRGEPGPPGPAGAAGPAGNPGADGQPGAKGANGAPGIAGAPGFPGARGPSGPQGPSGPPGPKGNSGEPGAPGNKGDTGAKGEPGPTGIQGPPGPAGEEGKRGARGEPGPTGLPGPPGERGGPGSRGFPGADGVAGPKGPAGERGSPGPAGPKGSPGEAGRPGEAGLPGAKGLTGSPGSPGPDGKTGPPGPAGQDGRPGPPGPPGARGQAGVMGFPGPKGAAGEPGKAGERGVPGPPGAVGPAGKDGEAGAQGPPGPAGPAGERGEQGPAGSPGFQGLPGPAGPPGEAGKPGEQGVPGDLGAPGPSGARGERGFPGERGVQGPPGPAGPRGANGAPGNDGAKGDAGAPGAPGSQGAPGLQGMPGERGAAGLPGPKGDRGDAGPKGADGSPGKDGVRGLTGPIGPPGPAGAPGDKGEAGPSGPAGPTGARGAPGDRGEPGPPGPAGFAGPPGADGQPGAKGEPGDAGAKGDAGPPGPAGPTGPPGPIGNVGAPGPKGARGSAGPPGATGFPGAAGRVGPPGPSGNAGPPGPPGPVGKEGGKGPRGETGPAGRPGEVGPPGPPGPAGEKGSPGADGPAGAPGTPGPQGIAGQRGVVGLPGQRGERGFPGLPGPSGEPGKQGPSGPSGERGPPGPMGPPGLAGPPGESGREGSPGAEGSPGRDGSPGPKGDRGETGPAGPPGAPGAPGAPGPVGPAGKNGDRGETGPAGPAGPIGPVGARGPAGPQGPRGDKGETGEQGDRGIKGHRGFSGLQGPPGPPGSPGEQGPSGASGPAGPRGPPGAAGSPGKDGLNGLPGPIGPPGPRGRTGDAGPVGPPGPPGPPGPPGPPSGGFDFSFLPQPPQEKAHDGGRYYRADDANVVRDRDLEVDTTLKSLSQQIENIRSPEGSRKNPARTCRDLKMCHSDWKSGEYWIDPNQGCNLDAIKVFCNMETGETCVYPTQPHVAQKNWYISKNPKDKRHIWYGESMTDGTQFEYGGQGSHPADVAIQLTFLRLMSTEASQNITYHCKNSVAYMDQQTGNLKKALLLQGSNEIEIRAEGNSRFTYSVTYDGCTSHTGNWGKTVIEYKTTKTSRLPIIDVAPLDIGAPDQEFGFDVGPACFL from the exons ATGTTCAGCTTTGTGGACCTCCGGCTCCTGCTCCTCTTAGCGGCCACCGCCCTCCTGACGCACGGACAAGAGGAGGGCCAAGAAGAAGACA TCCCACCAGTCACCTGCGTACAGAACGGCCTCAGATACCAAGACCGAGATGTTTGGAAACCCGAGGCCTGCCGAATCTGTGTCTGCGACAACGGCAAAGTGCTGTGCGATGACGTGATCTGCGACGAAACCAAGGACTGTCCCGGCGCTCACGTGCCCCCGGGCGAGTGCTGCCCCGTCTGCCCCGACGGCGAGG CGTCACCTACCGGCCAAGAAACCACAGGAGTCGAG GGACCCAAAGGAGACACTGGCCCCCGAGGCCCAAGG ggACCTGCCGGCCCCCCTGGCCGCGATGGCATCCCTGGACAGCCTGGACTTCCTGGACCCCCCGGCCCTCCCGGACCCCCCGGACCCCCTGGCCTTGGAGGA AACTTTGCTCCCCAAATGTCTTACGGCTATGATGAGAAGTCAGTTGGAGGAGTGTCTGTGCCTGGCCCCATG GGTCCTTCTGGTCCTCGTGGTCTCCCTGGTCCTCCTGGCGCACCT GGTCCCCAAGGTTTCCAAGGCCCCCCTGGTGAGCCCGGCGAGCCTGGAGCCTCA GGTCCCATGGGTCCCCGTGGTCCCCCTGGCCCTCCTGGCAAGAACGGAGATGAT ggTGAAGCTGGAAAGCCCGGCCGTCCTGGTGAGCGTGGGCCTCCTGGACCTCAG ggTGCTCGGGGATTGCCCGGAACAGCTGGCCTTCCTGGAATGAAGGGACACAGA GGTTTCAGTGGTTTGGATGGTGCCAAGGGTGACGCTGGTCCCGCTGGTCCCAAG GGTGAACCTGGTAGCCCTGGGGAAAATGGAGCTCCTGGTCAGATG GGCCCCCGTGGTCTGCCTGGTGAGAGAGGACGTCCCGGAGCCCCTGGCCCTGCT gGTGCTCGTGGAAATGACGGTGCTACTGGTGCTGCCGGCCCCCCT GGTCCCACTGGCCCCGCTGGTCCTCCTGGCTTCCCCGGTGCTGTTGGTGCTAAG GGTGAAGCTGGTCCACAAGGAGCCCGTGGCTCTGAAGGTCCCCAAGGTGTGCGTGGTGAGCCTGGTCCCCCTGGCCCTGCTGGCGCTGCTGGCCCTGCT GGAAACCCCGGTGCTGATGGACAGCCTGGTGCTAAAGGTGCCAAC GGCGCCCCTGGTATTGCTGGTGCTCCTGGCTTCCCAGGTGCCCGAGGCCCCTCTGGACCCCAGGGCCCCAGCGGTCCTCCTGGTCCCAAGGGTAACAGT GGCGAACCTGGTGCTCCCGGCAACAAAGGAGACACTGGCGCCAAGGGAGAGCCC GGCCCCACTGGTATTCAAGGCCCCCCTGGCCCtgctggggaagaaggaaagcgAGGAGCCCGAGGTGAACCCGGACCCACTGGCCTGCCCGGACCCCCTGGCGAGCGT GGTGGACCTGGTAGCCGTGGTTTCCCTGGTGCAGATGGTGTTGCTGGTCCCAAG GGTCCCGCTGGCGAACGTGGTTCTCCTGGCCCTGCTGGCCCCAAAGGTTCTCCTGGTGAAGCTGGTCGCCCCGGTGAGGCTGGTCTGCCTGGCGCCAAG GGTCTGACTGGAAGTCCTGGCAGCCCTGGTCCAGATGGCAAGACTGGCCCCCCT GGTCCCGCTGGTCAAGATGGTCGCCCTGGACCCCCAGGTCCCCCTGGTGCCCGTGGCCAGGCTGGCGTGATGGGATTCCCCGGGCCTAAAGGCGCTGCT GGAGAGCCTGGCAAAGCGGGAGAGCGAGGTGTCCCTGGCCCCCCTGGCGCTGTT GGTCCTGCTGGCAAAGACGGAGAAGCCGGAGCTCAGGGACCCCCCGGTCCTGCT GGCCCTGCTGGTGAGAGAGGTGAACAAGGCCCTGCTGGGTCCCCCGGATTCCAG GGTCTTCCTGGCCCTGCTGGACCTCCCGGTGAAGCAGGCAAACCTGGCGAGCAG ggTGTTCCTGGAGATCTTGGTGCCCCCGGCCCCTCTGGAGCAAGA GGCGAGAGAGGTTTCCCTGGTGAACGCGGTGTGCAAGGTCCTCCTGGTCCTGCAGGTCCTCGGGGAGCCAATGGTGCCCCTGGCAATGATGGTGCTAAG GGTGATGCTGGTGCCCCCGGAGCCCCCGGTAGCCAGGGTGCTCCTGGCCTTCAGGGAATGCCCGGCGAACGAGGCGCAGCTGGTCTTCCCGGCCCTAAGGGTGACAGA GGTGATGCTGGTCCCAAAGGTGCTGATGGTTCTCCTGGCAAAGATGGCGTCCGTGGTCTGACTGGTCCCATTGGTCCCCCTGGCCCTGCTGGTGCCCCTGGTGACAAG GGTGAAGCTGGTCCCAGTGGCCCCGCTGGTCCCACAGGAGCTCGTGGCGCCCCC GGAGACCGTGGTGAGCCTGGTCCTCCCGGCCCTGCTGGCTTCGCTGGCCCCCCT ggTGCTGATGGCCAACCTGGTGCTAAAGGCGAACCCGGTGATGCTGGTGCTAAAGGCGATGCTGGGCCCCCCGGCCCCGCTGGCCCCACTGGCCCCCCCGGCCCCATT GGTAACGTTGGTGCTCCCGGACCCAAAGGTGCTCGAGGCAGTGCTGGTCCCCCT GGTGCTACTGGCTTCCCTGGTGCTGCTGGCCGAGTCGGTCCTCCCGGCCCTTCT GGAAATGCTGGACCCCCTGGCCCTCCCGGCCCTGTTGGCAAAGAAGGCGGCAAAGGCCCCCGTGGTGAGACTGGCCCCGCTGGACGTCCCGGTGAAGTCGGTCCACCTGGTCCCCCTGGCCCTGCTGGCGAGAAAGGATCTCCTGGTGCTGATGGACCCGCT GGTGCTCCCGGTACTCCCGGACCTCAAGGCATTGCTGGACAGCGTGGTGTGGTTGGTCTGCCCGGTCAGCGAGGAGAAAGAGGCTTCCCCGGTCTTCCTGGCCCCTCT gGTGAACCTGGCAAACAAGGTCCTTCTGGACCAAGTGGTGAACGTGGCCCCCCTGGTCCCATGGGCCCCCCTGGATTGGCTGGACCCCCTGGCGAGTCTGGACGTGAG GGCTCTCCTGGTGCTGAAGGCTCCCCTGGACGAGATGGTTCTCCTGGCCCCAAG GGTGACCGTGGTGAGACCGGCCCTGCTGGACCCCCTGGTGCTCCTGGCGCTCCTGGTGCCCCTGGTCCTGTAGGCCCTGCTGGCAAGAATGGCGACCGTGGTGAGACT ggtCCTGCTGGTCCTGCTGGCCCCATCGGCCCTGTCGGTGCTCGTGGTCCCGCT GGACCCCAAGGCCCGCGTGGTGACAAGGGTGAGACAGGCGAACAGGGCGACAGAGGCATAAAGGGTCACCGTGGCTTCTCTGGTCTCCAGGGTCCCCCTGGCCCTCCC GGCTCTCCTGGTGAACAAGGTCCTTCTGGAGCTTCTGGTCCTGCTGGTCCCCGA GGTCCCCCTGGCGCTGCTGGCTCTCCTGGCAAAGATGGACTCAATGGTCTCCCAGGCCCCATCGGCCCCCCTGGTCCTCGTGGTCGCACTGGTGACGCTGGCCCCGTT gGTCCCCCTGGCCCTCCTGGACCCCCTGGTCCTCCCGGTCCTCCCAGTGGTGGCTTCGACTTCAGCTTCCTGCCCCAGCCACCTCAAGAGAAGGCTCACGATGGTGGCCGATACTACCGGGCCGATGATGCCAACGTGGTCCGTGACCGTGACCTCGAGGTGGACACCACCCTCAAGAGCCTGAGCCAGCAGATTGAGAACATCCGGAGCCCCGAAGGAAGCCGAAAGAACCCTGCCCGTACCTGCCGTGACCTCAAGATGTGCCACTCAGACTGGAAGAGCG GAGAATACTGGATCGACCCCAACCAAGGCTGCAACCTGGATGCCATCAAGGTCTTCTGCAACATGGAGACCGGAGAGACCTGCGTGTACCCCACTCAGCCCCATGTGGCCCAGAAGAACTGGTACATCAGCAAGAACCCCAAGGACAAGAGGCACATCTGGTACGGCGAAAGCATGACCGACGGAACCCAG TTCGAGTATGGTGGCCAGGGCTCCCATCCCGCCGATGTGGCCATCCAGTTGACTTTCCTGCGCCTGATGTCCACCGAGGCCTCCCAGAACATCACCTACCATTGCAAGAACAGCGTGGCCTACATGGACCAGCAGACTGGCAACCTCAAGAAGGCCCTGCTCCTCCAGGGCTCCAATGAGATAGAGATCCGGGCCGAGGGCAACAGCCGCTTCACCTACAGCGTCACCTACGATGGCTGCACG agTCACACCGGAAACTGGGGCAAGACAGTGATTGAATACAAAACCACCAAGACCTCCCGCCTACCCATCATCGATGTGGCCCCATTGGACATTGGCGCCCCAGACCAGGAATTCGGCTTCGACGTTGGCCCTGCCTGCTTCCTGTAA